The Acidobacteriota bacterium genomic sequence CCGGAGGGCGGCTTCATCACCGGCAGCGACTTCCTGATCGATGGCGGGGCGACGGCCAACTTCTACTACGGCGGGGATACACCATGAACGAAACCACCATCCCGCGCTTCACCCTCAACAACGGCGTGCAGATCCCGGTCATCGGGCTCGGCGTCTTCCAGACGCCGCCCGCGGAGACGACCGCCGCCGTGCTCGCTGCACTCGAGACCGGCTACCGGCACATCGACACCGCCGCGGCCTACGGCAACGAGCGCGAGGTCGGCGAAGCCATCCGGCGCTCCGGCATCCCTCGCGACGAGGTCTTCATCGAGACCAAGCTGTGGGTCACCGACTACGGCTACGATGCGGCCCTGCACGCCTTCGACAAGTCGGCCGCCAAGCTCGGCGTCGACCTCATCGACCTGCTGCTGCTGCACCAGCCACGCGTCGAGGACTTCGCGCTCACGATCGCGGCCTACAAGGCGCTGGAGAAGCTGCTCGCCGACGGTCGGGTCCGCGCGATCGGCATCAGCAACTTCACGCCGGCGATCCTGACGCGCTTCCTGCCCCAGGTCGAGGTCGTGCCGGCCGTGAACCAGATCGAGCTCCACCCCTACTTCAGCCAGCGCGCCAACGTGGCGGCCAATGGCGCCGCGGGCATCCTCACCCAGGCATGGTCGCCGATCGGCGGCATTACCCACTACCAGGGGTCGGAGGCGACCAGCACCTTCACCGACGCGACCCTCGTGGAGATCGGCCGGCGCCATGGCAAGACGCCGGCCCAGGTGATGCTCCGTTGGCACATCCAGCACGGCCGCCAGGTCATCCCCAAGTCGACCCGCGCGGCGCGGATCGCCGAGAACGTCGACATCTTCGACTTCTCGCTCAGCGACACCGAGCTCGCGGCCATCGATGCGCTAGACAAGCACGTGCGCGGTGGCCCTGACCCCGACCAGCCGCAGCCCGGGTTCCTGAAGCTCTCGATCCCGGAGGCATGAGGCTCGGATGGCCATGACGAGGAGTCGACCATGACCCGCGAACAGATGACCGTGCTGTGCGTCGGCGCCACCGGCAGTGTCGGCCGCCACGTCGTCGAGGAAGCGCTGCGTCGCGGTCACGCAGTGCGCGCATTGGTGCGCAGCCGTGCCAGGGCGACCGGGTTTCCCGCGCCAGCGCAGGTCGTGGTCGGCCAGCTGACGCAAGCGGACACGCTGGCGCAGGCGGTCGAAGGCGTGGACGCCATCGTCTTCACGCACGGCTCCGACGGCGACAAGGCTGACAATCGCGCCATCGACTACGGCGGCGTGCGCAACGTGCTGATTGCCCTTGGCGGGCGCAGGGTGCGCATCGCGCTGATGACCGCCATCGGCGTCACCGATCGCACCGGTGCCTACAATCGCAGGACCGAGGCACACGACTGGAAGCGCCGCTCCGAGCGACTGGTGCGCGCCAGCGGCAACCTCTACACCATCGTGCGTCCCGGCTGGTTCGACTACAACGACGCCGACCAGCATCGCCTGGTGATGCTGCAGGGCGACACGCGGCATGCCGGCACGCCTGCAGACGGTGTGATCGCCCGACGCCAGATCGCCGAGGTGCTGGTGGCCAGCCTCACGCTGGATGACGCCTGCAACAAGACATTCGAGTTGATCGCCGAGGTCGGCCCCGAACCGCGGGACCTGGCGCCGTTGTTCGCCGCGGTGACGGTGGACGATGCCGACGCACCCGATGGCGTAGGCGACGTCGCGAACATGCCGCCGCACCAGGAGCCGCAGGAGGTCCGCGACGACCTGCGGCGACTCGGTCATCAACGCGCGCCAGGGTCCGATCCCCACTGATCGCACGACACAGGAGACACCCACTCGCCGGCCGCGAGGCGATGTGCTGGTCCCGCCATCCGGACCAACGGCGCGGAACGGCGCGACAGGCCGGCCCGCGCCCGTCAGCCAGCGCGCCGCTGTGTGTTCGCTCTGGGAACAGGTGCGTCATTGACAGCGCATCCGGCGGCCGCGACAAGTCTGCTAAGCTCGCCGCATCATGATGAGAATCTCGAGACGGACGCTCCTTGTCGCAGGAGCGGCCACGTTCGGCGGCGTCCTGGAGGCGTACACACGGCGCGCCGCCGAGTCTGGCGTGGATGCCGGCGTCCAGCTCTACATGGCACGCGCACTCCTGGCCAGGGACTTCGAGGGTGGGCTGGCTGCGATTGCCGGAACCGGCGTGAAAGAGGTGGAGTTCGCGGGTCTGCACGGCCGCACGGCCGAGGACGTGCGTCGAATCCTCGACCGCGTCGGCCTGCGCGCTGTGGGAGCCCATTGCGTGCGCGCCGACATGTCCGACGACGATCTGCGACGGGCGATCGACGAGTGCCGGACGATCGGCGCCCGCTACGTCATTGCCGCGGCGCCGTTGTTGCGGGAACTCAAACTGCCGATCACGTCGCGCGAGCAGGTGACCGCGGCGCTGCGGGCCATCACCATCGAGGACGTACGCTACAGCGCCGCGCAGTTCAATCGCTTCGCGGCGACCATCAAGGCCGCCGGGCTCGAATTCGGGTACCACAGCCACGGGTTCGAGTTCCAGAAGTACGGGACGACGACGGGGTTCGACGAGATGCTGCGCCTGCTCGACCCGGCCACCTCGACCATCGAACTGGATCTTGGCAACCTCGTGGCCGCCGGCGCAGACCCGGCGCACTACCTGCGCACGTACCCGGGCCGCTTCCGCCTTGCGCATGTCAAGGACTGGCGCGCGCCGTTGGTGCCCGATCCGCTGCAGATTCCGCCGAGCGCGCCGTTCGGCCGCGGCGCGATCGACTGGCCGCCCCTGGTGGCGGCGGCCAAGTCGTCCGGCGTCCAGCACTTCTTCATCGAGCAGGAAGAACTCCCGCAAGACCAGGTCGTCGGCGCGATCGCCGACAGTCATCGCTACCTGAAGTCCATCTGAGAAGACCGGCCGCGACATCAGCCACCGACGAGCTCCCTGATCACGAAGAACGCGAAGAACGCGTAGAACGCCGAGCACAGGAGCAGGCCGATTTCGCGCCACAGGGGCGGACGCAGGGCCGGAGGCAGGAAGCGGCGGTTCACCAGGAAGATCTGCACGCCGGCGATGAGCAGGACGATGCCGGCCATGTTCGCGAGGATCTTGAACAGCTGGAACGGCGACGCGGAGTGAATCACGATCGCGCCCCACACCGAGAACAGCACGAGGATCCCGTAGTAGATCGTCCTGATGCTCGACGCCGCGCGCGCCTTCGGGCTCGACATCCAGACGACGTCGGTGATCGTGCGCACGAGCACGTCGGTGTTCCCGAGCTGCGTCTTGAAGAGGATCCAGAAGCCGTTGAAGAGCGTGAGGAACCAGAAGCCCGGCCAGATGTGGCTCAGGTACTCGGCCTGGTAGGCACCGGCGGCGAGACCCTGGAGATCGGTGCCCTGCGGAATCACCGCCGTCGACAGGTTCACGTTGAGGAACATCCCGAGGAAGCAGAACAGGCCCCACACCCAGACCTGATCCGCGTGCACGTAGCGCAGCCATTCCTGCCAGCGCGTGAGGTTGGCCGCCGTGGCAGGGAACACCGTGCCCACGTGCGACAGCGTGATCTCGTGGCCGCCGACGGCACTCGGGATCGCGCCCACCTTCGAGCCCATGCCGAAGCCCTTGTCGCGAATCCAATTGGTCACCGTCAGGTTACCCATGCCTCCGGATCCCGCCGTGGCCGCGAGCGCGCCGAGCAACGCCCAGTCGACGGGGTCGGGCATGCCCGACAGGCTGAAGAACCCCGTGAACGTCTCCCACCAGTGCGCCGGCGGCACGAACAGCACGTTGACGACCAGCAGGAACCCGAACACCACGGCCAGCATCGTCCAGGCGAAGTACTCGAGCATGCGTTCGATGGTGCCGCCGAACGACAGGATGAGGACCACGGCGAGCATCAGGCCGACGGCGATCCAGCCTTGCATGGATTGCTCCGGCGCGCCGGGCATGCGTCCGATCCACGCGCCGAGCAGCGTCGCCGCGGCGCTGCCCGCGAGCGCCGGCCATCCGAGCTGGAGGAACCCGATGCACGCGTAGAAGCCGGCCCAGAAGCGGGGCCCCGGCTTGAGGCGCATGATGCCGCCGTAGATGGGCTCGCCGGTGTACAGCGTGTACCGCACGGCTTCGAGGTTGAAGATGACCTGGAGGGCGATCGCCACAGTCGCGATGAGGAAGATCGACGAGGAGTACTTCACGGCCGCCGCAGGACCGACGAGCCACTCGCCGCCGCCGATCGACGTCGCCGCCATGATCGCGCCAGGGCCGATGACCTTCATCATGTTGCCGAACGTGAACGGCGGCGGGGCGGGCAGGTCCGCCACGTCCCACGGTGGCAGTTCGCCATGCGTGGGAGGCAGCACGTGGGCATCCTGGTGACCATCGGCTGTCGTCATACGCGTGAGTGTACTCAATGACGAACGGGCTGACGCCCGCTCGCTCCATGCAAGAGTCCTCGCCGACAAGACGCTTCACGCGAGTTCCACGCTCGCGACAAGCCCGGGCCAGCCCACGCCTGTCTCCTGTGCGCGAGTGGATGTGAAAAGATGGCGGGATGAGCACGACGACATGGCCTGACGTACTGGCGCAGGCGCGCGACGGGGGGCCGCTTCCGCCGCGGCGCGTGGAGCGCAGCGACGCGGAATGGCGTGCGCGGTTGACGCCGGAGCAGTACCGCGTGACGCGCGAGCACGGTACCGAACGCGCGTTCAGTTCAGAAATGTGCAGCCGGTTCGAGCCGGGCCGCTACGCCTGCGTGTGCTGCGGCACGCTGCTCTTCGACGCGTCGACGAAGTTCGAATCGGGCACCGGCTGGCCGTCGTTCACGCAACCGGCCGCCGACGATGCGATCGCGTACATCGTCGATCGCTCGTACGGCATGGTCCGCGTCGAAGCGCGATGCAGCGTGTGCGACGCCCACCTCGGCCATGTCTTCCCGGACGGTCCTCAGCCGAGCGGTCTGCGCTATTGCATGAACGCGGTAGCGTTGGAGAAATTGACGCCGTGAGCCGCACGCGGTGAGGCGCCAGCATCCCGTCACTGTCCTCCGCTGAGTCGTGTGGCAATTGCACTCGTGCCGGCGGCCCAGCTGACGCCACCCGCATTCGAGTACATCGCGCGCTCGACGACGATCGACGCCGGCGATGGCCCGATGGATTCGACGACGGCGCCGAAGCGCCTGCCCTGCACGACCGCTCCGAAGTCCGCCGCCGCGTTCACGTTCGTGCGTGACGAGGGCGCGAGTTCGTAGACCCGCTCGGCAGACGTACCATCCTCGAAGTACAACGTGACCCTCGCGAGGCCCGCGCGCGCCGACGTGTTGGCGATGAGCAGGTACGTCTCGACGCGCCTCGAGCCGCCGACCTCCCCTTCCGCCACCGCCCACACCGTTCCCGTCGTCGTCGCGCCGGCCGCGCTGTGCGCCTCGTGCCACGTGGAGGCATTGCCCGGCCACCACATCGCCCGTTCCACGACCAGCGGCACGCCGTTGAGCGACTCGACCGTCGTCGAGACGGCGACGTTGGCGAGCGGCAGCCCGGCAACGCCCTCGAATCGCTCGTGGTCCACCCACACAC encodes the following:
- a CDS encoding sugar phosphate isomerase/epimerase gives rise to the protein MMRISRRTLLVAGAATFGGVLEAYTRRAAESGVDAGVQLYMARALLARDFEGGLAAIAGTGVKEVEFAGLHGRTAEDVRRILDRVGLRAVGAHCVRADMSDDDLRRAIDECRTIGARYVIAAAPLLRELKLPITSREQVTAALRAITIEDVRYSAAQFNRFAATIKAAGLEFGYHSHGFEFQKYGTTTGFDEMLRLLDPATSTIELDLGNLVAAGADPAHYLRTYPGRFRLAHVKDWRAPLVPDPLQIPPSAPFGRGAIDWPPLVAAAKSSGVQHFFIEQEELPQDQVVGAIADSHRYLKSI
- a CDS encoding Nramp family divalent metal transporter; translation: MTTADGHQDAHVLPPTHGELPPWDVADLPAPPPFTFGNMMKVIGPGAIMAATSIGGGEWLVGPAAAVKYSSSIFLIATVAIALQVIFNLEAVRYTLYTGEPIYGGIMRLKPGPRFWAGFYACIGFLQLGWPALAGSAAATLLGAWIGRMPGAPEQSMQGWIAVGLMLAVVLILSFGGTIERMLEYFAWTMLAVVFGFLLVVNVLFVPPAHWWETFTGFFSLSGMPDPVDWALLGALAATAGSGGMGNLTVTNWIRDKGFGMGSKVGAIPSAVGGHEITLSHVGTVFPATAANLTRWQEWLRYVHADQVWVWGLFCFLGMFLNVNLSTAVIPQGTDLQGLAAGAYQAEYLSHIWPGFWFLTLFNGFWILFKTQLGNTDVLVRTITDVVWMSSPKARAASSIRTIYYGILVLFSVWGAIVIHSASPFQLFKILANMAGIVLLIAGVQIFLVNRRFLPPALRPPLWREIGLLLCSAFYAFFAFFVIRELVGG
- a CDS encoding aldo/keto reductase, producing MNETTIPRFTLNNGVQIPVIGLGVFQTPPAETTAAVLAALETGYRHIDTAAAYGNEREVGEAIRRSGIPRDEVFIETKLWVTDYGYDAALHAFDKSAAKLGVDLIDLLLLHQPRVEDFALTIAAYKALEKLLADGRVRAIGISNFTPAILTRFLPQVEVVPAVNQIELHPYFSQRANVAANGAAGILTQAWSPIGGITHYQGSEATSTFTDATLVEIGRRHGKTPAQVMLRWHIQHGRQVIPKSTRAARIAENVDIFDFSLSDTELAAIDALDKHVRGGPDPDQPQPGFLKLSIPEA
- the msrB gene encoding peptide-methionine (R)-S-oxide reductase MsrB → MSTTTWPDVLAQARDGGPLPPRRVERSDAEWRARLTPEQYRVTREHGTERAFSSEMCSRFEPGRYACVCCGTLLFDASTKFESGTGWPSFTQPAADDAIAYIVDRSYGMVRVEARCSVCDAHLGHVFPDGPQPSGLRYCMNAVALEKLTP
- a CDS encoding SDR family oxidoreductase, producing MTREQMTVLCVGATGSVGRHVVEEALRRGHAVRALVRSRARATGFPAPAQVVVGQLTQADTLAQAVEGVDAIVFTHGSDGDKADNRAIDYGGVRNVLIALGGRRVRIALMTAIGVTDRTGAYNRRTEAHDWKRRSERLVRASGNLYTIVRPGWFDYNDADQHRLVMLQGDTRHAGTPADGVIARRQIAEVLVASLTLDDACNKTFELIAEVGPEPRDLAPLFAAVTVDDADAPDGVGDVANMPPHQEPQEVRDDLRRLGHQRAPGSDPH